One window of the Leucobacter komagatae genome contains the following:
- a CDS encoding SDR family NAD(P)-dependent oxidoreductase: protein MAQYEVADRSAIVTGAGSGIGRAVALLLAENGAKVVVQDLDAAAAEAVVAEITGAGGEAVAVIGDAGAVEVIDETVRAAKALAPLKIGVNNAGIGGAVGATATYSDADWQRVIDINLSAVFRGTRAQVAHMAQHGGGAIVNIASILGSVGSAGSPAYVASKHAVVGLTKTAALENAALGVRVNSVGPGYVDTPLLKNADEAARAALIAKHPMGRLGRAEEIAHMVAFLASDAASFVTGSYHLVDGGYTAP, encoded by the coding sequence ATGGCACAGTACGAAGTCGCAGATCGCTCGGCAATTGTGACGGGCGCAGGATCAGGGATCGGGCGGGCGGTCGCGCTGCTGCTCGCCGAGAACGGGGCAAAGGTCGTCGTGCAGGATCTTGACGCGGCGGCGGCCGAAGCCGTCGTCGCCGAGATTACGGGCGCGGGCGGCGAAGCCGTCGCGGTCATCGGCGACGCGGGCGCGGTCGAGGTCATCGACGAGACGGTGCGTGCCGCCAAGGCGCTTGCGCCACTGAAGATCGGAGTGAACAACGCGGGTATCGGCGGCGCGGTCGGCGCGACCGCCACGTACTCCGACGCCGACTGGCAGCGCGTTATCGACATCAACCTCTCGGCCGTGTTCCGCGGCACGCGCGCCCAGGTCGCGCACATGGCACAGCACGGCGGTGGGGCGATCGTGAACATCGCATCGATCCTCGGCAGTGTCGGCAGCGCGGGTTCGCCGGCGTATGTCGCGAGCAAGCACGCAGTCGTCGGGCTCACGAAGACCGCGGCGCTTGAGAACGCGGCGCTCGGCGTCCGCGTGAACTCGGTCGGCCCTGGCTACGTCGACACCCCGCTCCTGAAGAACGCTGACGAGGCGGCACGGGCCGCGCTCATTGCGAAGCACCCGATGGGGAGGCTGGGTCGCGCCGAGGAGATCGCGCACATGGTCGCGTTTCTCGCGAGCGATGCCGCCTCGTTCGTCACTGGCAGCTACCACCTCGTCGACGGCGGGTACACGGCGCCGTAG
- a CDS encoding DUF1003 domain-containing protein, with the protein MSPGRRRPDLAAPRAGRAARGPAGTRIDGNERFGRWTEGIARGMGTPWFLLALTLFCVLWLAWNTLAPKELRFDSPSLGFTALTLILSLQASYAAPMILLAQNRQDDRDRVQIEQDRKQAERNLADTEFLAREVVALRLSIKDLPDREFLRQELRALLAELEQQDANEPEASEPDANTPDEGNVVRSE; encoded by the coding sequence ATGAGCCCCGGCAGGCGCCGCCCCGACCTCGCAGCGCCCAGGGCCGGCAGGGCCGCGCGTGGACCCGCGGGCACTCGAATTGACGGCAACGAGCGCTTCGGCCGGTGGACCGAGGGCATCGCCCGCGGCATGGGCACCCCGTGGTTCTTGCTCGCCCTCACGCTGTTCTGCGTGCTCTGGCTCGCGTGGAACACGCTCGCGCCGAAAGAGCTCCGCTTCGACTCGCCGTCGCTCGGCTTCACTGCACTCACGCTGATCCTGTCGCTCCAGGCGTCGTACGCGGCCCCGATGATCCTGCTCGCGCAGAATCGACAGGACGACCGCGATCGGGTGCAGATCGAGCAGGATCGAAAGCAGGCGGAACGCAACCTCGCCGACACCGAGTTCCTCGCCCGTGAGGTTGTCGCGCTGCGACTCTCGATCAAGGATCTGCCCGACCGTGAGTTCCTGCGACAGGAGTTGCGGGCGCTCCTCGCAGAGCTTGAGCAGCAGGACGCTAACGAGCCGGAGGCCAGCGAGCCGGACGCCAACACGCCAGACGAAGGGAATGTGGTACGCAGTGAGTAG
- a CDS encoding twin-arginine translocase TatA/TatE family subunit: MGGLSFEKILIILVIAMFVIGPTRLPEYAKKLSDFVRSVKRAADGAKDRLKDEMGPEFEDVDWKQLDPRQYDPRRIIRDALVEDEREARQSERRERLEELAAARRARQGVSADGAVTVRFDDEAT, from the coding sequence ATGGGCGGCCTGAGCTTTGAGAAGATCCTCATCATCCTGGTGATCGCGATGTTCGTCATCGGCCCGACCCGCCTGCCCGAATACGCGAAGAAGCTGAGCGACTTCGTGCGCTCCGTGAAGCGCGCGGCCGACGGCGCGAAAGATCGCCTGAAGGACGAGATGGGCCCCGAATTCGAGGACGTCGACTGGAAGCAGCTCGACCCGAGGCAGTATGACCCGCGGCGCATCATCCGTGACGCGCTCGTCGAGGACGAGCGTGAGGCGCGTCAGAGCGAGCGACGCGAACGCCTCGAGGAGCTGGCCGCCGCGCGCAGAGCCCGGCAGGGCGTTTCAGCGGATGGGGCGGTCACCGTCAGGTTTGACGACGAGGCAACCTAG
- a CDS encoding DUF3117 domain-containing protein: protein MAAMKPRTGDGPMEAVRESRVIVVRVPLEGGGRLVVSVNDEEAAELRDVLAGVLGD from the coding sequence ATGGCGGCAATGAAACCAAGGACCGGAGACGGGCCAATGGAAGCGGTTCGCGAGAGCCGCGTTATCGTGGTGCGTGTTCCCCTTGAGGGCGGTGGCCGTCTGGTGGTGTCAGTCAATGACGAAGAGGCCGCCGAGCTTCGCGATGTGCTTGCGGGCGTGCTCGGCGACTAG
- a CDS encoding general stress protein, translated as MSTPGFPNSRAPIQPEIPKGEIVSTYDRYEDAKHAVDVLARSGFPVQRVSILGNDLRSVERVTGRLSYGKVAWMGALSGAYLGLFLGLLLFIFQPDNAGIGGVFLSAVVIGAGFGMLFGLLSYAMNRNRRDFSSIMQMVATRYDLVTEPELLHEARRVLGGE; from the coding sequence ATGAGCACCCCCGGTTTCCCCAATTCGCGCGCGCCGATCCAGCCCGAGATCCCGAAGGGCGAGATCGTCTCGACCTACGACCGCTACGAAGACGCGAAGCACGCCGTTGACGTGCTCGCCCGGAGCGGGTTCCCTGTGCAGCGCGTCTCGATCCTCGGCAACGACCTGCGCAGCGTCGAGCGGGTCACGGGCCGCTTGAGCTACGGCAAGGTCGCCTGGATGGGCGCGCTCTCGGGCGCGTACCTCGGTCTCTTTCTTGGCCTGCTGCTCTTCATCTTCCAGCCCGACAACGCGGGCATCGGCGGCGTGTTCCTCTCCGCCGTCGTCATCGGCGCGGGCTTCGGCATGCTGTTTGGGCTGCTCTCGTATGCGATGAACCGCAACCGGCGCGACTTCTCGTCGATCATGCAGATGGTTGCGACCCGGTACGACCTCGTCACCGAGCCGGAGTTGCTCCACGAGGCGCGCCGGGTGCTCGGCGGCGAGTAG
- a CDS encoding aminopeptidase P family protein, which translates to MTENTTATHEAEIDNSNRSTTPQSDAFLTYISSSWADRVDELPAELPVAKFAAERRAKLAAEFPGKRLVVAAGALKQRSNDTFYPYRPHSAFAHLTGWGSESEPGAILVIDASGETTLYFQERAGRDSDEFFANPEIGEFWIGPRPSLAQVASLLGVQTAHLAEFQAAEGDLTLDDADFGRATSELRLVKDAYELTEMQAAVDSTQRGFNEVLAALGDASAHPRGERVIEGVFNHRARLDGNEVGYETIAAAGEHACTLHWIRNDGAVREGDLLLLDAGVELDSLYTADITRTVPISGTFTEPQRKVYEAVLEAADAARAIVKPGIRFGDVHDAAMAVIERHTREWGLLPEADGTPYHRRYMVHGTSHHLGLDVHDCAQARRDMYLDGILEPGMVFTIEPGLYFQPDDLTAPPEFRGIGVRIEDDIVVTEDGCVNLSANIPRTADDVEAWVQGARKA; encoded by the coding sequence ATGACCGAGAACACGACCGCCACCCACGAGGCGGAGATCGACAATAGCAACCGGAGCACGACACCACAGTCGGACGCGTTCCTCACCTACATTTCCTCGAGCTGGGCCGACCGGGTCGACGAGCTCCCCGCCGAGCTGCCCGTCGCGAAGTTCGCTGCCGAGCGCCGGGCGAAGCTCGCCGCAGAGTTCCCCGGCAAGCGACTCGTCGTGGCGGCCGGTGCGCTCAAGCAGCGCTCGAACGACACGTTCTACCCGTACCGCCCGCACAGCGCGTTCGCGCACCTCACAGGGTGGGGCTCGGAGTCTGAGCCGGGCGCGATCCTCGTGATCGACGCGTCTGGCGAGACGACCCTCTACTTCCAGGAGCGCGCGGGCCGCGACTCCGACGAGTTCTTCGCGAACCCCGAGATCGGTGAGTTCTGGATCGGGCCGCGCCCGTCGCTCGCCCAGGTCGCATCGCTCCTCGGCGTGCAGACCGCGCACCTCGCGGAGTTCCAGGCGGCGGAGGGCGACCTCACGCTCGACGACGCCGACTTCGGTCGCGCCACGAGCGAGCTGCGCCTCGTCAAGGACGCGTATGAGCTCACCGAGATGCAGGCCGCCGTTGACTCGACGCAGCGCGGCTTCAACGAGGTACTGGCGGCGCTCGGCGACGCGAGCGCTCACCCCCGCGGCGAGCGCGTCATCGAGGGCGTCTTCAACCACCGCGCCCGCCTCGACGGCAACGAGGTCGGCTACGAGACGATCGCCGCGGCGGGCGAGCACGCCTGCACGCTGCACTGGATCCGCAACGACGGCGCCGTGCGCGAGGGCGACCTGCTGCTCCTCGACGCAGGTGTCGAGCTCGACAGCCTCTACACCGCAGACATCACGCGCACCGTGCCGATCTCGGGCACGTTCACCGAGCCGCAGCGCAAGGTTTACGAAGCCGTGCTCGAAGCCGCTGACGCCGCCCGCGCGATCGTGAAGCCCGGCATCCGCTTCGGCGACGTGCACGACGCCGCGATGGCCGTCATCGAGCGCCACACCCGCGAGTGGGGCCTCCTCCCCGAGGCTGACGGCACCCCCTACCACCGCCGCTACATGGTGCACGGCACGAGCCACCACCTCGGCCTCGACGTGCACGACTGCGCGCAGGCGCGCCGCGACATGTACCTTGACGGCATCCTTGAGCCGGGCATGGTCTTCACGATCGAGCCGGGCCTCTACTTCCAGCCCGACGACCTCACCGCACCCCCGGAGTTCCGTGGGATTGGCGTGCGCATCGAAGACGACATCGTCGTCACCGAGGACGGCTGCGTGAACCTCTCGGCGAACATCCCCCGCACGGCAGACGACGTTGAGGCGTGGGTGCAGGGCGCCCGCAAGGCGTAG
- a CDS encoding Mrp/NBP35 family ATP-binding protein produces the protein MWYAVSSEQRSEVEQRLWDALARVNDPEIHRPITELGMVGTLAVDAAGAADVPLKLTIAGCPAAQRIEREVREATLGTPGVTDARVDVSVMNPAERQAFVETVRGPARPVQFGPDSLTRVIAVTSGKGGVGKSSLTASLAVALAQQGLSVGLVDADVFGFSIPGILGLSRDGVTEQPTRVGEMILPPETHGVKVISIGMFLGDADPRSTAVSWRGPMLHRTIEQFLRDVWFGDLDVLLLDLPPGTGDVAISVGQLLPQAEVLVVTTPQEAAADVAVRSALVARQTGQRVIGVIENMAGLAQPDGTVLELFGTGGGAAVVDRLNSSESAEGQQPVRLLGSVPLSPDFREGGDTGSPAVLARPDDPAAAAVIRIAQQLAAQGRGLAGRSLGVTPR, from the coding sequence ATGTGGTACGCAGTGAGTAGCGAGCAGCGCAGCGAGGTTGAACAGCGGCTCTGGGACGCGCTCGCGCGGGTCAACGACCCCGAGATCCACAGGCCGATCACCGAGCTCGGCATGGTCGGCACGCTCGCGGTCGACGCGGCAGGGGCGGCTGACGTGCCGCTCAAGCTCACGATCGCAGGTTGCCCGGCCGCGCAGCGGATCGAACGGGAGGTACGAGAGGCAACCCTCGGCACCCCGGGCGTCACCGACGCGCGCGTCGACGTCAGCGTCATGAACCCGGCCGAGCGCCAGGCGTTTGTTGAGACCGTCCGCGGCCCCGCGCGGCCCGTGCAGTTCGGCCCCGACTCGCTCACCCGCGTCATCGCCGTCACGAGCGGCAAGGGTGGCGTTGGCAAGTCGTCGCTGACCGCATCGCTCGCCGTCGCCCTCGCCCAGCAGGGCCTCTCCGTCGGGCTTGTCGACGCTGACGTGTTCGGCTTCTCAATCCCCGGCATCCTCGGGCTCAGCCGAGACGGTGTCACAGAGCAGCCGACGCGGGTCGGCGAAATGATCCTGCCCCCGGAGACCCACGGGGTGAAGGTCATCTCGATCGGCATGTTCCTTGGCGACGCAGACCCGCGGTCGACCGCGGTGTCGTGGCGCGGCCCCATGCTGCACCGCACCATCGAGCAGTTTCTGCGCGACGTGTGGTTTGGCGACCTCGACGTGCTGCTCCTCGATCTGCCACCGGGGACGGGCGACGTCGCGATCAGCGTCGGTCAGCTGCTCCCCCAGGCCGAGGTGCTCGTCGTGACGACCCCGCAGGAGGCCGCGGCCGACGTCGCAGTGCGCAGCGCGCTCGTCGCCCGGCAGACCGGCCAGCGCGTCATCGGCGTCATCGAGAACATGGCGGGGCTCGCGCAGCCCGACGGCACCGTCCTCGAGCTGTTCGGCACGGGCGGCGGGGCGGCGGTCGTCGACCGCCTGAACTCGTCGGAGAGCGCGGAAGGTCAGCAGCCGGTGCGGCTGCTCGGAAGCGTGCCGCTCAGCCCGGACTTCCGGGAGGGTGGCGACACGGGATCCCCCGCGGTGCTCGCGCGCCCCGACGACCCGGCGGCCGCGGCGGTCATCCGCATCGCTCAACAGCTCGCTGCCCAGGGCCGCGGCCTCGCCGGTCGCTCGCTCGGCGTCACGCCGCGCTAG
- the argJ gene encoding bifunctional glutamate N-acetyltransferase/amino-acid acetyltransferase ArgJ, which produces MSVTYPLGFRAAGVAAGIKSSGKPDLALVVNDGPEPSCAVVFTQNRAQAHPIRWSRSVMAAGGTPRAVLLNSGGANCFTGDYGYETVELAAAAVAAEVRGIRATDVLVCSTGLIGSGGEEFRASVLGGVPLVSAALAADDTTAPAAILTTDSVTKTATHEGEGWRIGAMGKGAGMLAPGLATMLVVVTTDAVVPTAVLDRALRAAVASTFNRLDSDGCMSTNDQVTAFASGQSGVTPTEVEFTAGLLAVCDDLAEQLQVDAEGAGHNIHIMVEGAATEADAEEVGRALARNNLFKAAIAGEDPNWGRVLAAIGVTDASFDPYFVDVSFNGVRLCTAGGPDRPVSECDLSPKRTEVLIELHAGDATARIRTNDLTVDYVRENSAYAS; this is translated from the coding sequence ATGTCGGTCACATACCCGCTCGGGTTCCGCGCTGCGGGCGTCGCAGCAGGCATCAAGTCTTCGGGGAAGCCCGACCTCGCTCTCGTCGTGAACGATGGGCCAGAGCCGAGTTGCGCCGTCGTGTTCACCCAGAACCGGGCGCAGGCCCATCCGATCCGATGGAGCAGGAGCGTGATGGCCGCGGGAGGCACGCCCCGCGCGGTGCTGCTGAACTCCGGGGGAGCGAACTGTTTCACGGGCGACTACGGCTACGAGACCGTGGAGCTCGCGGCTGCTGCGGTCGCCGCCGAGGTGCGCGGCATTCGGGCAACCGACGTTCTCGTCTGCTCGACGGGTCTCATCGGCTCGGGCGGCGAAGAGTTCCGGGCGAGTGTGCTTGGAGGGGTGCCGCTCGTGAGCGCCGCGCTCGCTGCCGACGACACGACGGCTCCGGCCGCGATCCTCACCACCGACTCGGTCACCAAGACAGCGACACACGAGGGCGAGGGCTGGCGCATCGGGGCGATGGGGAAGGGCGCGGGCATGCTCGCGCCCGGGCTCGCGACGATGCTCGTCGTGGTCACCACTGACGCGGTCGTCCCAACCGCGGTGCTCGACCGTGCGCTGCGCGCTGCCGTCGCCTCGACCTTCAACAGGCTCGACTCCGACGGCTGCATGTCGACGAACGACCAGGTCACAGCGTTTGCCTCGGGGCAGAGCGGTGTCACACCGACCGAGGTCGAATTCACTGCGGGGCTCCTCGCCGTGTGCGACGACCTCGCCGAGCAGCTCCAGGTTGACGCCGAGGGTGCCGGCCATAACATCCACATCATGGTGGAGGGCGCCGCAACAGAAGCAGACGCGGAGGAAGTTGGGCGCGCGCTCGCCCGCAACAACCTGTTCAAGGCCGCGATCGCGGGTGAAGACCCAAACTGGGGGCGTGTGCTCGCGGCGATCGGCGTGACTGACGCCTCGTTCGACCCCTACTTCGTGGACGTGAGCTTTAACGGGGTGCGGCTCTGCACCGCAGGGGGCCCTGACCGGCCTGTCTCTGAGTGCGACCTGTCGCCAAAGCGCACCGAGGTGCTCATTGAGCTCCACGCCGGCGACGCGACTGCGCGCATCCGTACGAACGACCTTACGGTCGACTACGTCCGAGAGAACAGCGCGTACGCGAGTTAA
- a CDS encoding magnesium transporter MgtE N-terminal domain-containing protein produces the protein MSSSRVFVGRLAGRGVFDPVGDQIGKVRDVLIVYRATAAPRVVGLIVEIPGKRRVFVPISRVTSIASGQVITTGLINIRRFEQRRGETRMIAEMIGMRVDVASDSGAAPVRATVEDAAIERTRAGEWVVSELFVRSPKAGGGFGRGPARTVRWSQVERPSEDAGPQSAELLVQTLVDLKPADLATTLLELPQARMAPVLEELADDRVADALEEMSETDQIAILALIPSGRTADVLDRMEPDDAADLISALPAAQGAELLDLMEPEEAEDVRRLLEYEFDTAGGLMSPTPIVLAAESSVAEGLAMIRRAEIPPAMASAVYVTHPPYETPSGEYLGMVHFQRMLRFPPHERLSALLDAEIEAVPVTASAAEVSRRLASYDLVALPVVDDQDRLVGVVTVDDVLDHLLPDDWRHADDEEGRT, from the coding sequence GTGAGTAGTTCGCGGGTGTTTGTCGGCCGCCTTGCCGGTCGGGGCGTGTTCGATCCTGTTGGAGACCAGATCGGTAAGGTTCGCGATGTCCTCATCGTGTACCGCGCCACTGCGGCGCCCAGGGTCGTCGGCCTCATCGTCGAGATCCCTGGCAAGCGCCGGGTCTTTGTGCCCATCAGCCGTGTCACCTCGATCGCTTCGGGTCAGGTCATCACGACGGGCCTCATCAACATTCGCCGGTTCGAGCAGCGGCGCGGTGAGACCCGCATGATCGCCGAGATGATCGGGATGCGCGTCGACGTCGCGTCAGACTCAGGGGCAGCGCCCGTGCGGGCGACCGTCGAGGACGCCGCGATCGAGCGCACCCGCGCGGGTGAGTGGGTCGTGTCAGAGCTCTTCGTGCGCAGCCCCAAGGCGGGCGGGGGCTTCGGTCGCGGGCCGGCGCGCACCGTCCGCTGGTCGCAGGTCGAGCGCCCGAGCGAGGACGCGGGGCCGCAGTCGGCCGAGCTCCTCGTGCAAACGCTCGTCGATTTAAAGCCCGCCGACCTCGCGACGACGCTCCTTGAGCTGCCGCAGGCGCGCATGGCGCCAGTGCTCGAAGAGCTCGCCGATGACAGGGTCGCAGACGCGCTGGAGGAGATGAGCGAGACCGACCAGATCGCGATCCTCGCCCTGATCCCTTCTGGCCGAACCGCCGATGTGCTCGATCGCATGGAGCCCGACGACGCAGCCGACCTCATCTCGGCGCTGCCCGCCGCGCAGGGCGCCGAACTGCTCGACCTCATGGAGCCCGAGGAGGCGGAAGACGTTCGCCGCCTGCTGGAGTACGAGTTCGATACGGCCGGCGGCCTCATGAGCCCCACGCCGATCGTGCTCGCCGCCGAGTCGAGCGTTGCGGAGGGGCTGGCGATGATCCGCCGCGCCGAGATCCCTCCCGCGATGGCCTCCGCCGTCTACGTGACGCACCCGCCATACGAGACGCCAAGCGGCGAGTACCTCGGGATGGTCCACTTCCAGCGCATGCTGCGCTTCCCGCCGCACGAGCGCCTGAGCGCACTGCTCGACGCCGAGATCGAAGCCGTCCCCGTCACGGCGAGCGCCGCAGAGGTGTCGCGCAGGCTCGCGAGCTACGATCTCGTCGCGCTTCCCGTCGTCGATGACCAAGATCGGCTCGTTGGCGTTGTCACGGTCGACGACGTACTCGACCACCTGCTGCCTGACGACTGGCGGCACGCTGACGACGAGGAGGGGCGCACATGA
- a CDS encoding O-methyltransferase — translation MSKLERNWQYTEQYPSETDTLVRARRVSLELGIEPVSRAVSAELSALAVLSGARAICEIGTGVGVSGLSLLRHRPDAILTSIEIEPEHLREARSLFSEAGIPASRARLVEGDARHVMPRLNLAAYDIVLLDAEQSQLLEYFEHALGIVRPGGAIVVPSALAHGRVADPAARDESTQALRDLLAVVAESDAIAASLTPTGDGLLTVVKLDG, via the coding sequence GTGAGCAAGCTCGAGCGCAACTGGCAGTACACGGAGCAGTATCCGAGTGAGACTGACACGCTCGTGCGTGCCCGGCGGGTGTCGCTCGAACTCGGCATCGAGCCCGTTTCCCGTGCCGTCTCGGCAGAACTTTCGGCGCTGGCCGTGCTCTCGGGTGCCCGCGCGATCTGCGAGATCGGCACCGGGGTTGGCGTGAGTGGCCTGTCGCTGCTGCGCCACCGACCCGACGCGATTCTCACGTCGATCGAGATTGAACCTGAGCACCTCCGCGAGGCTCGGTCATTGTTCTCAGAGGCCGGGATCCCTGCCTCGCGCGCCCGCCTCGTCGAGGGAGACGCGCGGCACGTCATGCCCCGCCTGAACCTCGCCGCCTACGACATCGTGTTGCTCGACGCTGAGCAGTCGCAGCTTCTGGAGTACTTCGAGCACGCGCTCGGAATTGTGCGCCCCGGCGGTGCGATCGTCGTGCCGAGCGCGCTGGCGCACGGCCGTGTTGCAGACCCGGCAGCCCGCGACGAGTCAACCCAGGCGCTCCGCGACCTGCTGGCTGTCGTGGCTGAGTCTGACGCGATCGCCGCCTCACTCACTCCGACCGGTGATGGGCTGCTGACCGTAGTGAAGCTCGACGGCTGA
- a CDS encoding NAD-dependent succinate-semialdehyde dehydrogenase, translated as MQTSLQTHDAFLSSFDGGARIPGIDSTSLDRFDVVDPATGAAFTQVSNAPIELADHCLEVAGRGLRAWSGQSARARSNVLLRAAELLIERIEVIAATMTREMGKPLDESRAEVRFSADYLRWYSEEAVRSYGGYREAPAGGARLIVTRQPVGIALLITPWNFPLAMGARKAAAALAAGCSVILKPAEATPLSSLLLGDVLLEAGVPPEAFQVVTTSDSSGWSRTLMGDARLKKVSFTGSTRVGSMLIEQSAQHVQKLSLELGGDAPFLVFNDADLDRAVNSAVISKIRNGGQACVAANRFLVQDGIAAEFTAELSKRLNALTVGSGFADGVDLGPLISGQARKQVRGLVDGALELGAEDACAAPQPGGDGFFMNPAVLTNVPESATIASAEIFAPIAVVGTFSTDAEAVAKANNTPFGLAGYVFSQDIDRAFGVAHALDVGVLGINKGLVADASSPFGGIGYSGYGKEGGIEGMQDFQTLKQFNLDSPAATLLG; from the coding sequence ATGCAGACCAGCCTTCAGACCCACGACGCGTTCCTCAGCTCCTTCGACGGCGGTGCGCGTATCCCGGGGATCGACAGCACGAGCCTCGACCGCTTCGACGTGGTTGACCCCGCGACGGGTGCGGCCTTCACCCAGGTCTCGAACGCCCCGATCGAGCTCGCCGACCACTGCCTCGAGGTCGCTGGGCGAGGGTTGCGTGCGTGGAGTGGCCAGAGCGCCCGCGCGCGCTCGAACGTTTTGCTTCGGGCCGCCGAGCTGCTCATTGAGCGCATCGAGGTCATCGCGGCAACGATGACGCGGGAGATGGGGAAGCCCCTCGACGAGTCGCGCGCGGAGGTGCGCTTCTCCGCAGACTACCTGCGGTGGTACTCAGAGGAAGCCGTCCGGTCGTACGGCGGCTACCGGGAGGCGCCCGCCGGGGGAGCGCGGCTCATCGTCACCCGCCAGCCGGTCGGGATCGCGCTGCTCATCACGCCCTGGAACTTCCCGCTCGCGATGGGCGCCCGCAAGGCCGCCGCTGCGCTCGCCGCTGGGTGCTCGGTGATCCTGAAGCCAGCCGAAGCGACGCCGCTGAGCTCGCTGTTGCTCGGCGACGTGCTTCTCGAAGCGGGGGTGCCGCCGGAGGCATTTCAGGTCGTCACCACGTCGGATTCATCGGGCTGGTCGCGTACGCTCATGGGCGACGCTCGCCTGAAGAAGGTGTCGTTCACCGGTTCCACCCGGGTTGGCTCGATGCTCATCGAACAGTCGGCGCAGCACGTGCAGAAGCTGTCGCTTGAGCTTGGCGGCGACGCGCCCTTCCTCGTCTTCAACGACGCCGACCTTGATCGCGCGGTGAACAGCGCGGTGATCTCGAAGATCCGCAACGGCGGGCAGGCCTGCGTGGCCGCAAACCGCTTCCTCGTGCAGGACGGGATCGCGGCCGAGTTCACCGCCGAGCTGTCGAAGCGGCTGAACGCTTTGACCGTCGGCTCGGGATTCGCCGACGGGGTCGACCTTGGCCCGCTCATCAGCGGGCAGGCGCGCAAGCAGGTGCGCGGGCTCGTTGACGGAGCGCTCGAGCTCGGGGCGGAAGATGCGTGCGCGGCTCCGCAGCCGGGCGGGGACGGCTTCTTCATGAACCCAGCCGTGCTTACGAACGTGCCAGAATCGGCGACGATCGCGTCGGCGGAGATCTTTGCACCGATCGCCGTTGTCGGCACGTTCTCGACGGACGCTGAGGCGGTCGCGAAAGCGAACAACACCCCGTTCGGGCTCGCCGGCTATGTCTTCTCGCAGGATATCGATCGGGCGTTTGGCGTCGCCCATGCGCTTGACGTCGGCGTGCTCGGCATCAATAAGGGGCTCGTCGCCGACGCGTCGAGCCCGTTCGGTGGGATCGGCTACTCCGGCTACGGCAAGGAGGGCGGCATCGAGGGGATGCAGGACTTCCAGACGCTCAAGCAGTTCAACCTCGACTCTCCCGCAGCCACCCTGCTCGGCTAA
- a CDS encoding amino acid ABC transporter ATP-binding protein: MSVETVIQAEGVSKRFGDNHVLKHINMSVGKGEVVVLLGPSGSGKSTFLRCINNLERIDDGLLTVNGELSGYRRDGNTLYELSEKQIAKHREQVGMVFQRFNLFPHKTVLENIMLAPLKVKRAERAASETHARELLARVGLPEKADAYPSQLSGGQQQRVAIARALAMRPSIMLFDEPTSALDPELVGEVLDVMKQLAAEGMTMVVVTHEMTFAREVADRVVFMADGYIVETGTPEAVFGNPQHERTRAFLRSVREEAADA; this comes from the coding sequence ATGAGCGTCGAAACCGTGATCCAGGCCGAGGGCGTCAGCAAGCGTTTCGGCGACAACCACGTGCTCAAGCACATCAACATGTCGGTCGGCAAGGGCGAGGTCGTCGTGCTGCTCGGGCCCTCCGGGTCGGGCAAGTCGACGTTCTTGCGCTGCATCAACAACCTTGAGCGCATCGATGACGGCCTACTCACCGTGAACGGCGAGCTCTCGGGCTACCGGCGCGACGGGAATACGCTCTACGAGCTCAGCGAAAAGCAGATTGCGAAGCACCGTGAGCAGGTTGGCATGGTGTTCCAGCGCTTCAACCTCTTCCCGCATAAGACCGTGCTCGAGAACATCATGCTCGCGCCGCTCAAGGTGAAGCGCGCCGAGCGCGCGGCGAGCGAGACGCACGCACGTGAGTTGCTCGCCCGCGTCGGGCTCCCCGAGAAGGCTGACGCCTATCCCTCGCAACTGTCGGGCGGGCAGCAGCAGCGCGTCGCGATCGCCCGCGCGCTCGCGATGCGGCCGAGCATCATGCTGTTTGACGAGCCAACGAGCGCCCTCGACCCCGAGCTCGTCGGCGAAGTGCTCGACGTGATGAAGCAACTCGCCGCCGAGGGAATGACGATGGTCGTCGTGACCCACGAGATGACGTTCGCGCGCGAGGTCGCCGACCGAGTTGTCTTTATGGCTGACGGGTACATCGTCGAGACGGGCACCCCCGAGGCCGTGTTCGGTAACCCGCAGCACGAGCGCACCAGGGCCTTCCTCCGCTCCGTTCGCGAAGAGGCTGCCGACGCCTAG